TCCCATGAGACATGACATTCTCTAAGAAGTATCTTTTTTCCTTGAggttataaagttttatttttgcaGGGGATGCTAGCAGCTCCCATGGGAGGGTTcctgacattttaaatatgtttatgagcagattttttctttaaaacatttttaataagaaagacCAATAGTGATAAATTTGAGTGACACAATGAAGGCACTCAGATTTtatcaaaataaacttttttttttggaatgttgAAATAACAAGACTAGAAACGTAACATAACCAAGCAATCTCTGAACAGCTGGCATCTTTCAGCGAGATGTTAACTGGTAAGTGCGGCCTGTGCGTTGGTGCCCGTGTCCACAATCTAACTTCCAGGGAGACAGTTATTTTCTAGGTAACTCTCTGGTATTTTGGGGTTGGATATACCATTCCCTGAAGGCAAATTATCGTAACATAATAGGAACAACCATATAAGTGTTTTAaaggatatattaaaaaaaaaccttttattatggaaaatttcaaaaaggagagagaatagcGTTAAAAATCCCCACGTTCCCACCTTTGAGTTACCCGCATTTCACGAGTAGCGTCCTTGCAGCCTAGCACCTGCAGGGTGCCCGAGGGGAGTTTCTCTTCGCTGGAGAGCTCATATATTATTAACAATTTAATGTTTCTGCAATGCTGTTCAGAAACTAGCAATCCCGATGTGCCTTCCTGCCTTGGCTGTTGCTCTCTGAAGCTTCTGTAGAATTCCCCGCAGCACAGAGCCTGCTGGAACCTGGGCAACTGGGAAGCTGCTGAAGTGTGCACAAGGGTGGGCGAGGGGTTCCTTGGTCCTAGTACttccatatatgtattttttcttttctggcttcCTAATGCGAGGGGTGTATGCATGAGTGCATGCATGCGTATGCATGCAGTGAAGCGGGGAGACGAGCTGTGCAATCCTTCCTGTTTTCTCTGCAGTTCCCTGGGAGCTGTCGTTGCCCTCCTGCTCTGCGGACAGCTCTTCACAGTGGAAAAAGGCAATGAGACCTCAGATGCCACAGGTGGGTATTGGGGTTTGGGCAGGAGCCATAAGTCCTATCACAGCTACATCCATCTGGACCCCATCAGATTTGCGCCTTCTCCTTGGGAAGATCCAATTGCTCCTTCTCGTCCTCATACCTGGTCTTTCAGTACCATGAACAACACTGGGGAGCCAGCCAGAAATAAGGGGAGAGCGCCCTCCCCTGGGCTTCCatttggggtgaagggaggttGATGTGCAAAGCAGCTTCTTCTTATCTGACTTTTCAGGTCTCTAGGGGAAGTTTCCAAATTCGAACCTCTTCTTCCTGTTTCCATTTGCAGGTGACCACTGCCCAAAGGCTCCTGAGATTGCAAATGGCTACGTGGAGCACTTAATTCGCTATGGGTGTAAGACCTACTATAAACTGCGCTCTGAAGGAGATGGTAAGACCTGGATAAATGACTACATGCCCTCCCTCGCCTCACCATTTCCATGATGAATGGAGCCAGGGTGACTGACTAGAAAGTTCATGTGTTCTTTTCGGAGCCAGGAGATTTAAGTTCTAATAAGGGTTTTGTCACTGGTAGCTGGGGCCTTTTGGGCAAATTAACTTCTCAGCCACAggttttctcctttgttaaaGGGAGGTGATGCCATGTAGCCTACGCATCTCAGGGTGAGACCTGTATTGACAAAAGGAGACGAGGTAAAGGAACAAATGGCATGATGCTAATGACGACAGGTAGCCCTTGCCTAGTGAGCACTGGGTTCTTGGCACTGTTTCAGGTGCTTCACACTTATTCGCTCACTTGGTCCTCACAACACCCCTCTGAAGAGATACTATTATTACACTCATTTTGCTGCTgatgaaactaaggcacagagtgGTTGAGTGACTTGACCAAGTTCAGGTAGCCTGTAAGAGGGAGAGTCACGATTTGAACCCTGATTCCGACCCTGTACTGCCTCACCACGGTTGCCTTGGTCACCATGACCACGCCTCTGTCCTGCAGGGCTTCGCTGGCAGCCCCAGCACTTGGCTTCCAGCACagagctcctccctccctcctcttcctcggcaccctcctcctcctgcttctctgatTCTGCTCTTTAAACACCTCCTCTTCCCGTGCTAGGTCCAGATACAATTTCCCTTTTGGctcattttgttccttttgtttcaGGAGTGTATGTCTTAAACAATAAGAAGCAGTGGACAAATAAAAACGTTGGGGAGAAACTCCCTGAATGCGAAGCAGGTAGGAAGCCAGGGGCCCTGGGAAGCCGACTGAGGGTGGTGTCGAGAGCTTAGTGCGGGCAGGCATCTTGATCGAAATGACCTAGAGGCACATCCTCCCTGTGTGGTTTCCTCTGGGCACAAGAGCTGACGCAAGGGACCAGGGAGAACTACAGACAGCTGGGCAGCTTAGGTGGTGACTCACCACAAAGTTCACCAAGGGTCTTGTTCCTTTGGGCCTGCAGGGCACTGACTGAACCCACAGTCTACAGTGCCCCCAGAGGGTCAGGAGACTCTCCATGTACAGACAGTCCAGCTAGAGAGCCTGGGACAAGGGGGAAGCAAGCTCCAGGAAGAACAAGTTAAGGGAGGGCACAACACCTTAATCTGTGGGAGGACGACACAGCAGGGTGGAGACGGGCCAGGGCTCTGCTGCTGGCTACTGGGAGGGGCTGctgctctctcctttcctcttctgcTAGTCGGGATGCAGAACTGCTAACCTGCCTGGTATTAGCTGCATTATCTATAAAAGCTGAGTTCCAGCCAACGCTGCTTCAAATCACTCTTTATTCAGAGAGAATGAATTACAGCCCCTTGCCCTCACAAGAAATTTCAGGGAATTGTGCACATTTCTTTGTTGTGATAAATTGCTTAAATATACATACAGTTCAATAGCTAGGGTGTGAAAATTTGTGTTACTTGTTTCTCTTGTGAGTCAGAAAAGCTGGAAATAGAACTCTTAGTGATGAAaacattaagaagaaaaagaatctttttaAACTGTAAACACTGGGAACAAGAGAAACAGATGGTAAGGGCAAAGCATGTAGCTATCCTACTTCTGAAGAAATGAACAATGACAGTTTAGACAGCAGCAAGAGTCAGTTTACATTCCTCTTTCCCAAATTGGGAGACTCTCACATTCTGCTCCTAATTTTCTTGCTCTCCTCGACAGTATGTGGAAAGCCCAAACATCCAGTGAAGCAGGTGCAGCGCATCATGGGTGGCTTGCTGGATGCCAAAGGCAGCTTTCCATGGCAGGCCAAGATGGTCTCCCACCATAATCTCATCTCAGGGGCCACGCTGATCAATGAGCAATGGCTGCTGACCACGGCTAAAAATCTCTTCCTGGGTcacaaaaatgacacaaaagcAAAAGACATTGCTCCAACTTTAAGACTCTATGTGGGGAAAAAACAGCAAGTGGAGGTCGAGAAGGTGGTTCTCCACCCTAACTACTCCAACATAGACATCGGGCTCATCAAACTCAGAGAGAAGGTGCCCATTAATGAGAAAGTAATGCCCATTTGCCTACCTTCGAAAGATTATGCCCAAGTAGGGCGTATAGGTTACGTGTCTGGCTGGGGGCGAAATGCCAACTTCAATTTTACTGAGCATCTGAAATACGTCATGCTGCCCGTGGCTGAGCAAGACAAATGTGTAAAGCACTATGAAGGCAGCACAGTGCccgaaaagaagacaaaaattagCCCTGTAGGAGTGCAGCCCATACTGAACCAGCACACCTTCTGTGCTGGCCTGTCCAAGTATCAGGAAGACACCTGCTACGGCGATGCCGGCAGCGCCTTTGCAGTTCACGATGAGGCTGAAGACACCTGGTATGCGGCCGGGATCCTGAGCTTTGACAAGAGCTGCGCTGTGGCCGAGTACAGTGTGTATGTGAAGGTGCCCTCCATTCTGGACTGGGTTCAGACAACCATAGCTCACAACTAACGCAGGGCAGGCTGGAAGGAcaagggaaaactggacagcagtggAAGGGACGAAACGTGGTGTGTGGCTGATGGGTTGCAGCCCTGCACTGCTGGGTCAATCAATAAAGAGCTGTCTTTGACTCATTTGTGctatttttagccttttaaaattctctcattTATGGTACAGCAGCAGCCAAATGGTCTAGAGTCTACTGGGAGTGCGGCAGAAGACGCCCCAGGTGATCCGGAAACCCCTAAGGTGATACAGATCGTGGGGCTTGAGCTCATTGAGTGAGTGCTAATGAACGGCTGGCCTCAGACAGGTCATTgttatccttgttttacagacaaggaaatagagactcagagaagtcaagTGGTTTGCTTAAGGTTACACAGCTATCAAACAGTGAAGCTGCACCTTGAACCCAGGTGTGTCTAAATACTAATCCTGAGCTCTTTTCACTGCATCCTTTTGCTTCTTCAGAGTGAAGCAGGATAGAGTGCAGGCTGGTGAGGAAGATGCAAGCTCAAAGTGGGATGAAAGCAAGTATTTTGACACAGACAGTACTTGGCTGTTTGTGCTCTAACAGACCAGCGCTTCAGAAAACAAAGTCAGATGGTGGAAGGGCAGGATCTCTGGACTTGCTGGGTCCAAATCATAGCTTGCTGATAAATTTGCCAGGTTCCTTAAGCTCCCTGCCCATTAGGTCCCTGGTTTCCTCTATGGGGGGCTTAACTCAGACGATCTCTAAGGTCTCCACCAATAGCAACATTCTGGGACTGGGCAAAGTTCGAAGTCTCTTCCTCAGattttccaacttaaaaaaacccTACCCTTTACAAGGAGTCAAATGCAAGCTGTCTGAGTCTTCTATTTCACAAAGATAAGAGTTTTGTTATTAAGGGTTTCCCAGAAAAAAGGTTCTAGGATGCAGAACATGAAGCTCTTCTTTTAGCTGAAGAAGAAAAGTTTTAACTGAACTCCTTCTGGCTATGAGCCCTTACTCAGTgcactgaccccccccccccatatgcCGTCCTGTCACACCAAAATACGGCCTCTCCTCTCATGGCTTAAAATGCTACATGGTGTCACTGTTCTCTCTCCAGGGCTCTGCCTAACGCTGTGATGCTCAGATGCACTCTTCAGATCCATCAACAACTTTCAACAGGTTAGCGCTAGCAGGCCAATGAAGGACTCAGACCTATGTTCTACAACTTGTGAAAGGGGTAATAGCCAGAAACTGAGAAGTAACAGAACACAAAATAATGCCTCTCAGAATACAGTTATACCTATTTCTTCTGGTAGTATCCTCAGCACTAAGTTTTCTTGGAAAACAAACCACCTCAGTTTTCTTGAACAATAATCAGATTGTATTAAGTGGCTTCTGCTTACCACGCAGGAGGAAAATAGTAAGAGAAAACCTTAGACATGATCTCAATTCACTTATCTCCTCTGCCTTCTGCAGCAGCGCCTCCTGCTGCCCGGCTTCTCCCTTGGGTTTCAGTGACACTCCACTCTGCGTCCGCAGCTCTCTCAACACTTGTGCGGTCTCCAGCCCTTGGGCCTTCCTCCCCGGCGCCCTCTCCCGAAAAtgccctcccctgtccaggagtcCTTTTTATGTGGCATCTGGCATAGGGCAGGGCACACAGtatgcacttaataaatatttgtggaatggagaGCAACTAAGATGGGAACAACATCATAAACCAGGACTTCAGAAAAACATTCCGAAAGCCCTCAGGAGGACAGATTTGAGAACCTAATGCATGCAAGCTCTGAGTTTTTGCTGTTATCTGAACACTTCCTACACATCAAACGCTGTGTGATTAAGGCTATGAGGGATAGAAAATTCAGCCAGTAGTGACAAGCAATGAAGACGTTTTATTCTTTCATATAAGTCTGGAGGGAGGCAGGTTTAAAGTCCGCTCTGTGGCTTAGTATCATCATCAGGGACTCAGGCTCTTTTTAAATCATTCTTCTCTGCATGTTCATTTTCATCCCAGTGGTGGCCACCTCATGGTCCTAAGATGGCTGCTGCAGTGCCATGCATCATGATTTCCACAGAAGCAGGAAATGGGGGCCAGGAGAAGATGCAGTGAAAGGGTTTTGTTGTCTTATTCCTGGAGTGGCTCTCTCCTTTATCAACAAAGGCCACAGAGGTGCCCAGCAGCCTTCTTTCTACACCACGTTTGTCAGAATTAGGTTGCGTGGTCACCGCTCCCTACGGGAAAGGCTTGGAAAGGAAGCATTTGGCAAAAGGGGATGGACTTGCAGTGATAGTGTTACCTTGCACAGAACTGGTCTTCTGTCAGCAAGGTCAAGAGCTGCCAAGTAGGTCACGTGGTGCTTGGCCCACCACCCTCCAGCTCTGCATCTATTCCCTTATTCTAGAAAGTCAGTACCATTGGCCCCCCCAGGAGCTTTTGAGAGCagcagtaacttgcccaagtggTGGCAGGTTGTGCCAGGGGACGCTGGGAGAGCAAGAATTCATCACCGAGTTATTAAAACAGGCAAATCCTATAAAGATGATAAttcttgctaacaactctgagaTGTCTTTCCAGTCTTGAGCCTTTGAAGTACAGTTTTCTGCCTCAGGAAGAGGCGGAGCTCTGGGAGAGACCTGTTCCTACTTATTAAGCTCTTTGTTTAGCTCAAATTGGGTCCT
This Camelus bactrianus isolate YW-2024 breed Bactrian camel chromosome 9, ASM4877302v1, whole genome shotgun sequence DNA region includes the following protein-coding sequences:
- the LOC105073420 gene encoding haptoglobin, yielding MSSLGAVVALLLCGQLFTVEKGNETSDATGDHCPKAPEIANGYVEHLIRYGCKTYYKLRSEGDGVYVLNNKKQWTNKNVGEKLPECEAVCGKPKHPVKQVQRIMGGLLDAKGSFPWQAKMVSHHNLISGATLINEQWLLTTAKNLFLGHKNDTKAKDIAPTLRLYVGKKQQVEVEKVVLHPNYSNIDIGLIKLREKVPINEKVMPICLPSKDYAQVGRIGYVSGWGRNANFNFTEHLKYVMLPVAEQDKCVKHYEGSTVPEKKTKISPVGVQPILNQHTFCAGLSKYQEDTCYGDAGSAFAVHDEAEDTWYAAGILSFDKSCAVAEYSVYVKVPSILDWVQTTIAHN